A single Cryomorphaceae bacterium DNA region contains:
- the rpsB gene encoding 30S ribosomal protein S2, whose product MQPIEIEKLLKSGVHFGHLTRKWNPAMAPYIFMERNGIHIIDLKKTAAKLDESRKALASIAASGKKILFVATKKQAKEILEEQMKGLNMPYITERWPGGMLTNFVTIRKAIKKMQTIDKMIADGTFDSLSKRERLQVTRQRAKLEKQLGSIADMNRLPGAIFIVDIMREHIAVKEAQKLNIPTFALVDTNSNPNEVDFAIPGNDDASKAIKVILEYVTDAVKEGLSARKADKDEAPAEKKEKKAAKKEEASAAK is encoded by the coding sequence ATGCAACCAATTGAAATTGAAAAACTGTTAAAATCAGGTGTACACTTTGGACACTTGACCCGCAAGTGGAATCCTGCGATGGCTCCTTATATCTTCATGGAGCGCAACGGAATCCACATCATCGACCTCAAGAAAACGGCGGCCAAACTCGACGAAAGTCGTAAGGCGCTGGCATCCATTGCAGCCAGTGGAAAGAAAATCCTCTTTGTGGCGACCAAGAAACAAGCGAAAGAGATCTTGGAAGAGCAAATGAAAGGATTGAACATGCCTTACATTACCGAGCGTTGGCCAGGTGGAATGCTCACGAACTTCGTGACCATCCGCAAAGCAATCAAGAAGATGCAGACCATCGACAAGATGATCGCAGACGGAACCTTCGATTCACTATCAAAACGCGAACGCCTCCAAGTGACTCGTCAGCGTGCGAAACTCGAGAAGCAACTCGGAAGCATCGCGGATATGAATCGTCTTCCAGGTGCCATCTTCATCGTGGACATCATGCGCGAGCACATCGCCGTGAAAGAAGCGCAGAAATTGAACATCCCTACTTTCGCACTCGTTGACACGAACTCTAACCCTAATGAGGTAGACTTCGCTATCCCAGGAAACGACGACGCTTCTAAAGCAATCAAAGTAATCTTGGAATACGTTACCGACGCTGTGAAAGAAGGCCTTTCTGCTCGTAAAGCAGACAAGGATGAAGCTCCTGCAGAGAAGAAGGAGAAGAAAGCAGCGAAGAAAGAAGAAGCTTCAGCAGCTAAATAA
- the kbl gene encoding glycine C-acetyltransferase — protein sequence MYGSIQSFLTEELTAIEEAGLYKKERIITGPQDAVIQISTGEEVINFCANNYLGLSSHPKVLQAAKDALDSHGFGMSSVRFICGTQDIHKELEQKIADFLGTEDTILYAAAFDANGGVFEPLLGPDDAIISDSLNHASIIDGVRLCKAQRFRYKNNDMADLEEQLKAAQGARHKIIVTDGVFSMDGYVAQLDKICDLADQYDAMVMVDECHATGFIGATGRGTHELNGVMGRIDIITGTLGKALGGAMGGFTSGRKEIIDMLRQRSRPYLFSNSLAPSIVGASNAVFDLLSGSTELRDKLEWNTNYFKKGIKDAGFDIKDGDSAIVPVMLYDAKLSQVMADKLLEEGIYVIGFFYPVVPKEQARIRVQLSAAHEQEHLDKAIAAFTKVGRELGVI from the coding sequence ATGTACGGATCCATCCAATCTTTTTTGACCGAAGAACTCACCGCCATCGAAGAAGCGGGGCTCTATAAAAAAGAACGCATCATTACTGGACCGCAGGACGCTGTCATCCAAATCAGCACCGGCGAAGAGGTGATCAACTTTTGCGCGAACAACTACTTGGGATTGAGTTCGCATCCGAAAGTGCTTCAAGCGGCGAAGGACGCTCTGGACTCTCATGGATTCGGCATGTCCAGCGTTCGCTTTATCTGTGGAACTCAAGATATTCACAAAGAATTGGAGCAAAAGATCGCCGATTTCTTGGGTACGGAAGACACCATATTATACGCCGCGGCTTTCGATGCCAATGGAGGCGTTTTTGAACCGCTCTTGGGCCCGGACGACGCCATCATCAGCGACTCTTTGAACCACGCTTCCATCATCGACGGAGTTCGTTTGTGCAAGGCACAGCGCTTTCGCTACAAAAACAACGACATGGCGGACCTTGAAGAGCAACTGAAAGCCGCTCAAGGTGCGCGCCATAAAATCATTGTGACCGACGGGGTATTCTCCATGGACGGCTACGTGGCTCAACTGGATAAAATCTGTGACTTGGCCGATCAATACGACGCCATGGTCATGGTCGACGAGTGCCACGCCACCGGATTCATTGGTGCTACGGGTCGCGGAACGCACGAACTCAACGGCGTAATGGGCCGTATTGACATCATTACGGGAACCCTCGGAAAAGCCCTTGGTGGGGCTATGGGTGGATTTACTTCGGGCCGTAAAGAGATCATCGACATGCTTCGCCAGCGCTCTCGACCTTACCTCTTCAGCAACTCCTTGGCCCCTTCCATCGTTGGAGCCAGTAACGCTGTTTTTGACCTCCTGAGCGGAAGCACAGAATTGCGCGACAAGCTGGAGTGGAACACCAACTACTTCAAGAAGGGCATCAAGGACGCCGGTTTCGATATCAAAGACGGAGATAGCGCCATCGTTCCCGTAATGCTTTACGACGCCAAATTGAGTCAAGTCATGGCCGATAAACTCCTCGAAGAAGGAATCTACGTCATCGGCTTTTTCTACCCTGTCGTTCCGAAGGAACAAGCGCGGATTCGCGTGCAACTCAGCGCAGCGCACGAGCAGGAACACCTCGACAAGGCCATTGCCGCCTTCACCAAGGTGGGCCGTGAGTTAGGCGTGATTTGA
- a CDS encoding S9 family peptidase produces MKRLLFLLLGLLSTTGLMAQEVMTPELLWDLGRVGGGALSPDGKYLVYGVTRYDIDENGGSSDLYMADIESGDNRRLTSLEGSEYGAQWHPSGEKVGFLHGGQWYEIPAEGGEPVQITEYAYSIGNVKYSPNGDKLLFTAEVKITLETSDRYPDYPQANALIYDNLMYRHWDHWSDGRFSHVHYVELEDGKPKGSPVDIMEGEPYDSPLAPFGGSEALTWGPDGQSIIYACKKLSGVEYARSTNGDLYRYDFTNFTTTNLTDFNEGYDNNPQYSPDGKYMAWLSMERDGYESDQNRLMLMEVSSGKYISLMGDRPITVGGFSWGRDSRTIYAELPTKATQQIFSFDLPKKFSDMPEDVEVKQHTSGNFNYGVPMDAGDHWVVGRTDMNHAREYYSVNKKSKEVANLTRVNESIYNQISLSAIEKRMIKTSDGKEMLTWVVFPPNFDPDKKYPTLLYCQGGPQAAVSQFYSFRWNFQLMAAQGFIVVAPNRRGLPGFGLEWNEDISQDWGGQAMRDYLSAIDTVAEEPYVNKDKLGAVGASYGGYSVYYLAGIHEKRFKTFISHCGLFNLESWYGSTEELFFADWDIGGPYWETPRPESYDKFSPHLNADKWDTPILVIHGGKDFRVPYTQGLEAYQAAQVQGIPSRLLFFPEEGHWVLSPQNGLIWHSEFFGWLNRWLVPSKE; encoded by the coding sequence ATGAAAAGATTACTCTTTCTTTTGCTCGGTCTTTTGAGCACAACTGGTCTCATGGCTCAGGAAGTCATGACACCCGAACTACTCTGGGATCTCGGTCGCGTTGGCGGCGGCGCTCTCAGTCCAGACGGTAAATATTTAGTCTACGGGGTCACTCGATATGATATTGATGAAAACGGCGGTTCTAGCGATCTTTATATGGCGGATATTGAATCAGGAGACAACCGCCGATTGACTTCCCTCGAAGGATCTGAATACGGTGCCCAATGGCATCCAAGTGGAGAAAAGGTCGGTTTCCTTCATGGCGGGCAGTGGTATGAGATTCCCGCAGAAGGCGGTGAACCCGTACAGATCACCGAATACGCGTATTCTATTGGCAATGTAAAATACAGTCCAAACGGGGATAAATTACTGTTCACGGCAGAGGTTAAGATCACCCTGGAAACCTCGGATCGTTATCCGGATTATCCTCAAGCCAATGCGTTGATTTATGACAATCTGATGTATCGCCACTGGGATCATTGGTCGGACGGCCGCTTTTCGCACGTGCACTATGTAGAACTCGAAGACGGTAAACCGAAAGGAAGCCCCGTGGACATCATGGAGGGAGAGCCCTACGATTCACCCCTAGCACCATTTGGAGGCTCTGAAGCCTTGACGTGGGGACCGGATGGGCAGTCCATCATCTACGCGTGCAAGAAGCTCAGTGGAGTTGAGTACGCGCGCTCGACCAACGGTGACCTTTATCGATACGACTTTACGAATTTCACTACGACTAATTTGACGGACTTCAATGAAGGTTACGACAATAACCCTCAGTATTCCCCAGATGGAAAGTACATGGCCTGGTTGAGCATGGAGCGTGATGGATACGAGAGTGATCAAAACCGATTGATGCTCATGGAAGTGAGTTCAGGAAAGTACATTTCCCTTATGGGGGACCGCCCCATCACGGTTGGTGGATTTAGCTGGGGCCGTGATTCCAGAACCATTTACGCTGAACTTCCAACGAAGGCGACCCAACAAATCTTCTCTTTTGATCTCCCAAAGAAATTCAGCGATATGCCTGAGGACGTTGAAGTGAAGCAACACACTTCTGGAAACTTCAACTACGGTGTCCCTATGGATGCTGGAGACCACTGGGTGGTGGGTCGTACCGATATGAATCACGCCCGTGAGTATTACAGTGTCAACAAGAAGAGTAAAGAGGTGGCAAACTTGACTCGAGTCAATGAGTCCATTTACAACCAAATCAGCTTAAGTGCGATTGAAAAACGCATGATTAAAACCTCAGATGGCAAGGAAATGCTGACTTGGGTCGTCTTCCCACCGAATTTTGATCCAGATAAAAAATATCCGACGCTATTGTACTGCCAAGGAGGACCTCAGGCTGCTGTTTCGCAGTTCTACAGCTTCCGCTGGAATTTCCAGTTGATGGCCGCCCAAGGGTTCATAGTTGTAGCCCCAAACCGCCGTGGCCTTCCCGGATTTGGTCTCGAATGGAACGAGGATATTTCACAGGACTGGGGCGGTCAGGCCATGAGGGATTATTTGTCTGCGATAGATACCGTGGCAGAGGAGCCCTATGTGAATAAGGACAAACTGGGCGCCGTTGGAGCGAGCTATGGTGGGTACAGCGTGTATTACCTGGCCGGAATCCATGAGAAGCGGTTTAAGACCTTCATCAGCCACTGCGGACTCTTCAACTTGGAATCTTGGTATGGTTCCACGGAAGAACTGTTCTTTGCGGACTGGGACATTGGTGGTCCCTATTGGGAAACTCCACGTCCGGAGAGCTATGACAAATTCAGTCCTCATTTGAATGCCGACAAATGGGACACCCCAATTCTGGTGATTCACGGAGGAAAAGATTTCCGTGTTCCATACACCCAGGGTCTTGAGGCTTATCAAGCGGCCCAAGTTCAGGGAATCCCCAGTCGATTGTTGTTCTTCCCTGAAGAAGGGCACTGGGTATTGAGTCCGCAGAATGGATTGATTTGGCATTCCGAATTCTTCGGCTGGCTCAACCGTTGGCTAGTGCCTTCGAAAGAATAA
- the rplM gene encoding 50S ribosomal protein L13, translated as MDQLSYKTVSANAATVNKKWVLVDAEGQTLGRMASAVAKMLRGKHKPDFTPHVDGGDYVIVINADKISLSGQKWDQKQHIRHTGYPGGQRSLTSRELFEKDPILLIEGAVKGMLPKNRLGRKIFKNLHVFVGAEHPHEAQKPEAINFNEIKL; from the coding sequence GTGGACCAATTGAGCTACAAGACGGTTTCGGCCAACGCCGCCACAGTGAACAAGAAGTGGGTTTTGGTGGACGCGGAAGGGCAAACACTAGGTCGTATGGCCTCAGCAGTTGCCAAGATGTTGCGCGGTAAACACAAGCCAGACTTCACCCCACACGTGGATGGTGGTGACTACGTCATCGTTATCAATGCCGATAAGATCAGCTTGTCCGGACAGAAGTGGGATCAAAAACAACACATTCGCCACACAGGGTACCCTGGAGGTCAGCGCAGTCTGACTTCTCGCGAATTGTTCGAGAAAGATCCTATCCTTTTGATCGAGGGCGCTGTTAAAGGTATGTTGCCGAAGAACCGTCTAGGTCGTAAGATCTTTAAGAATCTTCACGTATTTGTTGGTGCAGAGCACCCGCATGAGGCGCAAAAGCCCGAAGCAATCAACTTCAACGAAATCAAACTTTAA
- a CDS encoding histidine kinase, whose product MKLWQKEVLGVLFISSIPVLLSLTRYYGFGLTWHGTEVQPRPITFVYGALYSLAVTSSLYFGCTRIIQFIDRKMPWREGVVRRLAVELLVVFFYASVAQYFIIMGFSKTPLYEGIAVTKADLFDNIIFGNTITLIVVLLMEGVFFFQQWRKSVLETEQLKRQQVESQYESLKSQLDPHFLFNSLNVLSSLIRKDPKKAEQFVDEFARIYRYVLDVKDEMVVPLREELRFLDSFMFLQQIRFGSALELKENISAAHLELYVPPLSLQELVSNAIKHNEVSAERPLVITLESTSDGIRISNNLQRRTDRVISTGLGLQNLRERYRILTSHEPDFRILEGTYRADLPLIQAEA is encoded by the coding sequence GTGAAACTCTGGCAAAAAGAAGTTCTCGGCGTTCTCTTTATCTCGAGCATCCCCGTACTGCTCAGCTTGACCCGTTATTACGGCTTCGGTTTGACTTGGCACGGAACGGAAGTTCAGCCCCGACCCATCACTTTTGTTTACGGGGCGCTTTATTCCCTAGCCGTAACTTCCAGTTTGTACTTCGGCTGCACGCGAATCATTCAGTTTATTGACCGTAAAATGCCTTGGCGCGAAGGGGTGGTTCGCCGACTCGCTGTAGAATTACTCGTTGTTTTTTTCTACGCCAGTGTGGCTCAGTACTTCATCATCATGGGCTTCTCCAAAACCCCACTGTATGAAGGCATTGCCGTTACCAAGGCCGATCTGTTTGACAACATTATCTTCGGAAACACCATCACACTTATCGTTGTCCTCCTGATGGAGGGCGTCTTTTTCTTTCAGCAATGGCGCAAAAGTGTACTCGAAACCGAACAGCTCAAACGCCAGCAAGTCGAAAGCCAATATGAGTCCCTCAAGTCACAGCTCGATCCTCACTTCCTGTTCAACAGCCTCAACGTCCTGAGCAGCCTCATCCGAAAGGACCCGAAAAAAGCGGAGCAATTCGTCGATGAATTTGCCCGTATTTACCGCTATGTGCTGGACGTCAAAGATGAAATGGTGGTGCCGCTGCGTGAAGAATTGCGCTTCTTGGATTCCTTTATGTTCCTGCAGCAAATCCGCTTCGGCTCAGCACTAGAGCTGAAGGAGAACATCTCCGCGGCCCATTTGGAACTCTACGTTCCGCCACTCAGCCTCCAAGAACTCGTGAGCAATGCCATCAAGCACAACGAAGTCAGCGCCGAACGGCCCTTGGTCATTACACTCGAAAGCACTTCGGACGGTATCCGCATATCCAACAACCTCCAACGCCGGACGGACCGCGTCATCTCTACAGGACTCGGACTCCAAAACCTTCGCGAACGCTACCGCATCTTAACCTCCCACGAACCCGATTTCCGTATCTTGGAAGGAACGTATCGAGCGGATCTACCCCTCATTCAAGCCGAAGCATGA
- a CDS encoding response regulator transcription factor, with the protein MTYLIVEDEPLAAEKLQQAIKSLRPDWVALAPVESVRAAAEALREHKPDLLFLDIHLSDGLSFQLFDQVEVVCPIIFTTAFDQYALRAFKLNSIDYLLKPIGEGELKRALDKRDRWTQPSDGQLDWNKVERDLKPEYRDRFLVSTGERVKSLPAEEISFFFAQGKHSFITDKQGREYLIDQPLTQLIEQLDPKQFFQINRKFIICFRCIEEMIPYSKGRLKLVTAPPTPEDAVVSVDKSARFKAWLDGRS; encoded by the coding sequence ATGACCTACTTAATCGTAGAAGATGAACCCCTAGCAGCTGAGAAGTTGCAGCAGGCCATAAAGAGCCTACGGCCCGATTGGGTAGCCCTCGCTCCGGTCGAAAGCGTGCGGGCCGCAGCCGAAGCGCTTCGGGAGCACAAACCAGACCTCTTGTTTCTGGACATTCATCTCTCCGATGGTCTCTCTTTCCAGCTTTTCGATCAAGTCGAAGTCGTTTGTCCCATCATCTTTACCACCGCCTTTGATCAATATGCCCTCCGTGCATTTAAATTGAATTCCATTGACTACCTCCTCAAACCCATTGGAGAGGGAGAATTGAAACGTGCGCTGGATAAGCGAGATCGATGGACCCAGCCTAGTGATGGGCAATTGGACTGGAACAAAGTTGAGCGGGATTTAAAACCCGAATACCGGGATCGCTTCTTGGTGAGCACGGGTGAACGGGTAAAGAGCCTTCCCGCGGAAGAAATTTCATTTTTCTTCGCGCAAGGAAAGCACTCGTTTATCACGGATAAACAGGGAAGAGAATACCTTATTGACCAACCACTAACGCAGCTGATTGAACAGTTGGATCCAAAGCAATTCTTTCAGATCAACCGAAAGTTCATCATTTGCTTTAGATGCATAGAAGAAATGATTCCGTACTCCAAAGGCCGTTTGAAGCTCGTCACTGCTCCGCCAACGCCTGAAGACGCGGTGGTCAGCGTCGACAAAAGCGCCCGCTTTAAAGCTTGGTTAGACGGCCGAAGCTGA
- the rpsI gene encoding 30S ribosomal protein S9, with the protein MEITHALGRRKKSIARVYLSEGKGNFTINNRAIEDYFPTPTLRYKVMQPFTIADIVGKYDVKANIEGGGTTGQAEALRLGIARALCEINEEYRALFKPHSLLTRDPRMVERKKFGQKKARKKFQFSKR; encoded by the coding sequence ATGGAAATCACGCACGCATTAGGACGTCGTAAGAAATCAATTGCTCGCGTTTATTTGTCAGAAGGTAAGGGGAACTTTACCATCAACAACCGCGCGATCGAAGATTACTTCCCGACTCCAACCCTCCGTTACAAAGTGATGCAACCCTTCACTATAGCGGACATCGTCGGAAAGTACGACGTAAAAGCGAACATCGAAGGTGGTGGAACCACTGGACAAGCGGAAGCCCTTCGTTTAGGAATCGCTCGCGCTCTTTGCGAGATCAACGAAGAATACCGCGCACTCTTCAAGCCACACAGCTTGCTCACTCGTGACCCACGTATGGTCGAGCGCAAGAAATTTGGTCAGAAGAAAGCTCGTAAGAAATTCCAGTTCTCTAAACGTTAA